The following proteins come from a genomic window of Hymenobacter canadensis:
- a CDS encoding SusC/RagA family TonB-linked outer membrane protein: MNPRLPFPRTVRDLKRAALLQPLCLTLLSGMAAAHPSAAQPSLNQPISLQASGETVAAVLSKIERQTDFRFQYSRQLIQAGRRVSIEASGQPLSEVLHVLLDPLRIAYEPMDSGIILKPAAAADVPVTGRVLDEKGAGLPGVNVVVKGTSNGTQTDPDGRYTITAPDTGTLVFSFIGYTSQEVAVGGRTTVDVNLAPDATALSEVVVVGYGTQRKTDLTGAVARVESAEIVNQPVQTPTQALQGKTSGVQIISDGAPNSQPRVRIRGTGTLLAGAEPLYVVDGVQTTDIRNLSNADIETIDVLKDASASAIYGVRGANGVIIVTTKKGKQGKPVLSYNNTVGFKQAANLVEMADAAQYTSYLRDTSPTTTIPDNPADTDWYDQVLRRATYQNHNLAVSGANESVRYYFSGNILQDDGLAIQNKFSRLTVRSNTDFTISPKFSVNSQASFSRANTRDVNFAAAYQDAYRAAPVITAKEGGRYGNTSAFGNVGNPLLDIEKNNNRSYENRLQGNVGVNFIPIEGLTLRSAINLDLNYDNRRVYDYQYLNDEVTFLRAGGNQRNQQSTLNVTQINRTRYLWENTATYQRTFADKHALTLLAGTVTEEGNTNSLSGQRRNVPEDPSQWYLSTGDPNTSVNGSPDLNKDRRLSFLGRINYAFADKYLFTTNLRYDGTSRFNSSQRWGLFPSVGLGWILTEEGFLKDQSVLSFLKLRASFGQLGNDQIDPTAYITTAETNIPYVFNGQPVLGAVINQIKDRDVRWEVTTEYDAAVEFALLDNHLSGELTYYSKKTTDALIPVNIPALFGDPNNQYITNAADISNKGVEASLTWRNTVGEKLSYNFGVNATFNKNRIENLNGGQALFGGANNVTRSDNGVAAGSFYVLDAVGVFQSQAEIDAYPRYTFFTPRPGDLKYADSNGDGTVDLRDRIYAGSYQPPMYFGINGGLTYSGLDFSFVFSGNMNNDVYNRKKQATGQNTDNIEADFANSRWTATNPSQSDPFAIRNNTPNSTYFIESGSYIRLNNLVLGYTLPGDLTKRAFISSLRIYATAQNLLTITNYSGFTPELPGGPLDSGIEATTYPTSRTLALGLNVNF, translated from the coding sequence ATGAACCCACGCCTACCATTTCCCCGCACCGTCCGTGACCTGAAGCGGGCGGCGCTGCTGCAGCCACTGTGCCTGACGCTGCTCAGCGGCATGGCCGCCGCCCATCCTTCCGCGGCCCAGCCCTCCCTCAACCAGCCCATTTCGTTGCAGGCCAGCGGCGAAACCGTGGCCGCGGTGCTCAGCAAGATCGAGCGCCAGACCGACTTCCGGTTTCAGTACAGCCGCCAGCTGATTCAGGCCGGGCGCCGCGTATCCATTGAAGCCAGCGGGCAGCCGCTGAGCGAGGTGCTGCATGTGCTCCTCGACCCGCTGCGCATTGCCTACGAGCCCATGGACAGCGGCATCATCCTGAAGCCGGCCGCCGCCGCCGACGTGCCGGTAACCGGCCGCGTGCTGGACGAGAAAGGCGCCGGCCTGCCCGGCGTGAACGTGGTGGTGAAAGGCACCAGCAACGGCACCCAGACCGACCCCGACGGCCGCTACACCATCACGGCCCCCGACACGGGCACGCTGGTGTTCAGCTTCATCGGCTACACCTCGCAGGAGGTGGCCGTGGGCGGCCGAACGACGGTTGACGTGAACTTGGCCCCCGATGCTACCGCCCTGAGCGAGGTGGTGGTGGTGGGCTACGGCACCCAGCGCAAAACCGACCTGACCGGCGCCGTGGCCCGGGTGGAGTCGGCGGAAATTGTGAACCAGCCGGTGCAGACGCCCACGCAGGCGCTGCAGGGCAAAACCTCGGGCGTGCAGATCATTTCCGACGGGGCACCTAACTCCCAGCCCAGAGTGCGCATCCGGGGTACGGGCACGCTGCTGGCCGGTGCCGAGCCGCTCTACGTGGTAGATGGCGTGCAGACCACCGACATCCGCAACCTGAGCAACGCCGACATCGAGACGATTGACGTGCTCAAGGATGCCTCGGCGTCGGCCATCTATGGCGTACGCGGGGCCAACGGCGTCATCATCGTGACCACCAAAAAGGGCAAGCAGGGCAAGCCGGTGCTCAGCTACAACAACACCGTGGGCTTCAAGCAGGCCGCCAACCTGGTGGAGATGGCCGACGCCGCTCAGTATACCAGCTACCTGCGCGACACCTCGCCCACGACCACCATACCGGACAACCCCGCCGACACCGACTGGTACGACCAGGTGTTGCGCCGCGCCACCTACCAGAACCACAACCTGGCCGTGTCGGGGGCCAATGAGAGCGTGCGCTACTACTTCAGCGGCAATATTCTGCAGGACGACGGCCTGGCCATCCAGAACAAGTTCTCGCGCCTCACCGTGCGCTCCAACACCGATTTCACCATCTCGCCCAAGTTCAGCGTCAACTCGCAGGCCTCGTTTAGCCGGGCCAACACGCGCGACGTGAACTTTGCGGCCGCTTACCAGGATGCCTACCGCGCCGCGCCGGTTATTACGGCCAAGGAAGGCGGGCGCTACGGCAATACGTCGGCTTTCGGCAACGTGGGCAACCCGCTGCTCGATATCGAGAAAAACAACAACCGCTCCTACGAAAACCGCCTGCAGGGCAACGTGGGCGTGAATTTCATTCCAATCGAAGGCCTCACGCTGCGCTCGGCCATCAACCTGGACCTGAACTACGACAACCGCCGTGTCTACGACTACCAGTACCTCAACGACGAGGTGACGTTCCTGCGGGCCGGCGGCAACCAGCGCAATCAGCAGAGTACGCTTAATGTCACGCAGATCAACCGCACGCGCTACCTCTGGGAAAATACGGCCACCTACCAGCGCACCTTCGCCGACAAGCACGCCCTGACGCTGCTGGCCGGTACCGTGACCGAGGAAGGCAACACCAACTCGCTGTCGGGGCAGCGGCGCAACGTGCCCGAAGACCCCAGCCAATGGTACCTGAGCACCGGCGACCCGAACACGTCGGTGAACGGCTCGCCCGACCTCAACAAGGACCGCCGCCTCTCGTTTCTGGGCCGCATCAACTACGCCTTCGCCGACAAGTACCTGTTCACGACCAACCTGCGCTACGACGGCACGTCCCGGTTCAATTCCAGCCAGCGCTGGGGCCTGTTCCCGTCGGTGGGTTTGGGCTGGATTCTGACCGAGGAAGGCTTCCTCAAAGACCAGAGCGTGCTGAGCTTCTTGAAGCTGCGCGCCAGCTTCGGCCAGCTCGGCAACGACCAGATTGACCCCACGGCCTACATCACCACGGCCGAAACCAACATCCCGTACGTGTTCAACGGGCAGCCGGTGCTGGGCGCCGTCATCAACCAGATCAAGGACCGCGACGTGCGCTGGGAGGTGACGACGGAGTATGACGCGGCCGTGGAGTTTGCGCTGCTCGACAACCACCTGAGCGGCGAGCTGACCTACTACAGCAAGAAAACCACCGACGCGCTGATTCCGGTGAACATCCCGGCCCTGTTCGGCGACCCCAACAACCAGTACATCACCAACGCCGCCGACATCAGCAACAAGGGCGTGGAAGCCTCGCTGACCTGGCGCAATACGGTGGGGGAGAAGCTCAGCTACAACTTCGGGGTGAATGCCACCTTCAACAAGAACCGCATCGAAAACCTGAACGGCGGCCAGGCCCTGTTCGGGGGCGCCAACAACGTGACCCGTTCCGACAACGGCGTGGCAGCCGGTTCGTTCTACGTGCTCGACGCCGTGGGCGTGTTCCAGAGCCAGGCCGAAATCGACGCCTACCCGCGCTACACGTTCTTCACGCCCCGCCCCGGCGACCTGAAGTATGCTGATTCCAACGGCGACGGCACCGTGGACCTGCGCGACCGGATCTACGCCGGCTCCTACCAGCCGCCGATGTATTTCGGTATCAACGGTGGCCTAACGTATAGCGGGCTGGACTTCTCGTTCGTGTTCAGCGGCAACATGAACAACGACGTGTATAACCGGAAGAAGCAGGCCACCGGCCAGAACACCGACAACATCGAGGCCGACTTCGCCAACAGCCGCTGGACCGCCACCAACCCCTCGCAGTCGGACCCCTTCGCCATTCGCAACAACACGCCCAACTCCACCTACTTTATCGAGTCGGGCTCTTATATCCGGCTCAACAACCTGGTGCTGGGCTACACCCTGCCGGGTGATCTGACGAAGCGGGCCTTTATTTCGTCGTTGCGCATCTACGCCACGGCCCAGAACCTGCTGACCATCACCAACTACTCGGGCTTCACGCCGGAGCTGCCGGGCGGGCCCCTGGACTCGGGCATCGAGGCCACCACCTATCCAACCAGCCGCACGCTTGCGCTGGGACTGAACGTCAACTTCTAA
- a CDS encoding FecR family protein: MNQADLQTLLRRYQAGQCTPEEQQQVETWYDTLRQDPPLLMTTDEREALRTELWHRITAGTIAPAAAPAPAPGGFRAWPAASHWAAAATLAAGLGLGAWYVAGRPTPADVATAPAATTRPAPAGAWRTLRNSGRQHLPLTLPDSSTVVLAPASSLRYPTQFGGGQRQVRLVGEAFFHVRPDAAHPFQVYTEQLVTTVLGTSFRVRAYAGQPQELVKVSTGRVSVTPRRMLALASKGSVTVVPNQQAVYAAGQQPLHRELVPEPVVLQPQFFVFDDQPVADVLAALGTAYGVDIRYDAAALAGCTVTLNLQRQSLYGKLDVLCQVLGASYSQQDARIEFRSPGCQNP; encoded by the coding sequence ATGAACCAGGCCGACCTGCAAACTCTGCTCCGCCGCTACCAGGCCGGCCAGTGCACGCCCGAGGAGCAGCAGCAGGTGGAGACGTGGTACGACACCCTGCGGCAAGACCCGCCGCTGCTCATGACCACCGACGAGCGGGAAGCCCTGCGCACCGAGCTTTGGCACCGGATTACCGCCGGCACTATTGCCCCGGCCGCCGCTCCCGCGCCTGCACCGGGCGGCTTCCGGGCCTGGCCCGCCGCCAGCCACTGGGCTGCCGCGGCCACATTGGCCGCCGGCCTGGGGCTGGGTGCCTGGTACGTAGCCGGCCGCCCCACCCCCGCCGACGTAGCCACTGCTCCGGCTGCCACCACCCGGCCGGCCCCGGCTGGTGCCTGGCGCACCCTCCGTAACTCGGGCCGCCAGCACTTGCCACTCACGTTACCCGACAGCAGCACCGTAGTGCTGGCCCCGGCCAGCTCTCTGCGCTACCCCACGCAGTTTGGGGGCGGCCAACGCCAAGTGCGGCTGGTGGGCGAAGCCTTCTTCCACGTCCGACCCGATGCGGCCCATCCGTTTCAGGTCTATACCGAGCAGTTGGTGACCACCGTGCTGGGCACCAGCTTCCGGGTGCGTGCCTACGCCGGGCAGCCGCAGGAGTTAGTGAAAGTGAGCACTGGACGGGTGAGTGTGACGCCGCGCCGGATGCTGGCCTTGGCCAGCAAGGGCAGTGTGACGGTAGTGCCCAACCAGCAGGCCGTGTACGCGGCGGGCCAGCAGCCGCTGCACCGCGAACTGGTGCCTGAGCCGGTGGTGCTGCAGCCGCAATTTTTCGTGTTCGATGACCAGCCCGTGGCCGACGTGCTGGCCGCGCTGGGCACCGCCTACGGCGTGGATATCCGCTACGACGCCGCCGCGCTGGCCGGCTGCACCGTGACCCTGAATCTGCAGCGCCAGTCGCTCTACGGCAAGCTGGATGTGCTGTGCCAGGTGCTGGGCGCCAGCTACTCCCAGCAAGACGCGCGCATCGAGTTTCGTAGTCCCGGCTGCCAGAATCCCTAG
- a CDS encoding RNA polymerase sigma factor: MSRPAFTTVAHPTQQVYASWDDAALVQALRHDDTLAFAQIYERHWWPLFQLAARKLGSREVAEEIVQDLFTVLWHKRAEHQIQHLQHYLHAAVRHRVIDCIKARAPRETYVAYHGARLMQPDHCTEEEVAADELSGALQASLTQLPRHTREVFRLSRFEHQSVPEIAVRLNLSRKTVEYHLTRALRQLRVSLKDFLVLMLALLGVAG, from the coding sequence ATGTCCCGCCCCGCTTTCACCACCGTTGCTCATCCGACCCAGCAGGTGTACGCCTCCTGGGACGATGCAGCGCTGGTGCAGGCCCTGCGCCACGACGATACCCTGGCCTTCGCGCAGATCTACGAGCGGCACTGGTGGCCACTTTTTCAGCTGGCGGCGCGCAAGCTGGGCTCGCGGGAAGTGGCCGAGGAAATAGTGCAGGACCTGTTTACGGTGCTTTGGCACAAGCGCGCCGAACACCAGATCCAGCACCTGCAGCACTACCTGCACGCGGCCGTCCGCCACCGCGTCATCGACTGCATCAAGGCCCGGGCCCCGCGCGAAACCTACGTGGCCTACCACGGCGCCCGCCTGATGCAGCCCGATCATTGTACCGAAGAAGAAGTGGCCGCCGACGAGCTGAGCGGTGCCCTGCAGGCCAGCCTCACGCAGCTCCCCCGGCACACGCGGGAAGTGTTTCGGCTGAGCCGCTTCGAGCACCAGTCGGTACCCGAAATTGCGGTGCGCCTCAACCTCTCGCGCAAAACCGTGGAGTACCACCTCACCCGCGCCCTCCGGCAGCTGCGCGTGAGCCTGAAGGACTTTCTGGTGCTGATGCTGGCGTTGCTGGGAGTGGCGGGGTGA
- the hemB gene encoding porphobilinogen synthase, with protein sequence MPQLPTHRPRRNRKSQIIRDMVQETRLTTHDFIFPLFLIEGHSQQVEIHSMPGIFRFSADKIIDEVGRCVELGIHSFAPFPSINDGLKDRLARESANPDGLYLKTIADIKRQFPDVVLMTDVAMDPYSSDGHDGVVDAESGEILNDATLEVLGQMALAQARAGSDIIGPSDMMDGRVAWIRDVLDSNAFSHVSIMSYTAKYASAFYGPFRDALDSAPKKGDKKSYQMNPANRREALRELALDEAEGADMVMIKPALSYLDVIREVRDHTHLPVTAYNVSGEYAMVKAAAQNGWLDGEKTMMEVLTSIKRAGADAILTYFAKEAAEVLRRG encoded by the coding sequence ATGCCCCAGCTCCCCACGCACCGCCCGCGTCGCAACCGCAAGTCGCAGATTATCCGCGACATGGTGCAGGAAACCCGCCTGACTACGCACGACTTCATTTTCCCACTGTTTCTGATTGAAGGCCACAGCCAACAGGTGGAAATTCATTCCATGCCGGGCATTTTCCGGTTTTCGGCCGACAAAATCATCGACGAGGTAGGCCGCTGCGTGGAACTGGGCATCCACAGCTTCGCGCCGTTTCCGAGCATCAACGACGGCCTGAAGGACCGGCTGGCCCGCGAATCGGCCAACCCTGATGGGCTCTACCTCAAGACCATTGCCGACATCAAGCGCCAGTTTCCGGACGTGGTGCTGATGACCGACGTGGCCATGGACCCCTACTCTTCCGACGGCCACGACGGCGTGGTAGATGCTGAGTCGGGCGAGATTCTCAACGATGCCACCCTGGAGGTGCTCGGCCAGATGGCCCTGGCACAGGCCCGCGCCGGCAGTGACATCATTGGTCCCTCCGACATGATGGACGGCCGCGTGGCCTGGATCCGGGACGTGCTGGATAGCAACGCCTTCAGCCACGTGAGCATCATGAGCTATACGGCCAAGTATGCCTCGGCCTTCTACGGCCCGTTCCGCGACGCGCTGGACTCGGCCCCGAAAAAAGGCGACAAGAAAAGCTACCAGATGAACCCCGCCAACCGCCGCGAAGCCCTGCGCGAGCTGGCCCTCGACGAAGCGGAAGGCGCCGACATGGTGATGATCAAACCGGCCCTGAGCTACCTGGACGTGATTCGGGAGGTGCGCGACCATACGCATCTGCCCGTGACGGCCTACAACGTATCGGGCGAGTACGCCATGGTGAAGGCCGCCGCTCAGAACGGCTGGCTCGACGGCGAGAAAACCATGATGGAAGTCCTCACCAGCATCAAGCGCGCCGGCGCCGACGCCATCCTGACCTACTTCGCCAAGGAAGCCGCCGAAGTGCTGCGGCGCGGCTAG
- a CDS encoding transglutaminase domain-containing protein: protein MLSVFRGVPLALLLGLMGQPLAGHAQTAKPRTPPPPYQAVDARMRQIPDSATHTVGSLARYINASFATEADKARAAFVWVARNIRYDRENMYLLEFEREPAEVVRETLTKRLGVCRHYAELYKTLASAVGVPTYVVPGYTSLRDATGHAWCASRIDGQWYLMDPTWALQTRTVNGKPLVVFRDDYFRMKPAQAIESHMPYDPLWQLLTAPRTPEQFQYGQVPATPAQPFAYLDSLAVYERQSPLEQLRAVNRRIERNGVRNGLTFTYLSSNRTREENLHIGTYNAALQELNAGAEQLNAFMDFFNHQFLPRKTDAELALLLPPAAARLARSRELLASLPLLQSPAHQTNIRQFEASLREAETLLANSQAFLVRYLGTGKLLRPTLFMQISTLNGRHEMQR, encoded by the coding sequence ATGCTATCTGTTTTTCGCGGTGTGCCGCTGGCGCTGCTGCTGGGGCTCATGGGCCAGCCGCTCGCCGGACACGCGCAGACCGCCAAGCCCCGTACGCCGCCGCCACCTTATCAGGCGGTGGATGCCCGTATGCGGCAGATTCCGGATTCCGCTACGCATACCGTGGGCAGTCTGGCCCGCTACATCAACGCCTCGTTTGCGACGGAGGCAGATAAGGCCCGCGCGGCCTTCGTGTGGGTGGCGCGCAACATCCGCTACGACCGGGAAAACATGTACCTGCTGGAGTTTGAGCGGGAGCCGGCCGAGGTAGTGCGCGAGACGCTGACCAAGCGCCTCGGCGTGTGCCGGCACTACGCCGAGCTGTATAAGACCCTGGCCAGCGCGGTGGGCGTGCCAACCTACGTGGTGCCCGGCTACACCAGCCTGCGCGACGCCACTGGTCACGCCTGGTGCGCCAGCCGCATCGACGGGCAGTGGTACCTGATGGACCCCACCTGGGCCCTGCAAACCCGGACGGTCAATGGCAAGCCGCTGGTGGTCTTTCGCGACGACTACTTTCGCATGAAGCCCGCGCAGGCCATCGAGTCGCACATGCCTTATGACCCGCTGTGGCAGCTGCTGACGGCGCCCCGCACGCCCGAGCAATTTCAGTACGGCCAGGTGCCTGCCACCCCGGCGCAGCCTTTCGCGTACCTGGATTCGCTGGCCGTGTACGAGCGGCAAAGCCCGCTGGAGCAACTGCGGGCCGTCAATCGGCGCATTGAGCGGAATGGCGTGCGCAACGGCCTAACTTTCACGTACCTGAGCAGCAACCGCACCCGGGAGGAAAACCTGCACATCGGCACCTACAATGCGGCTTTGCAGGAGTTGAATGCCGGGGCCGAGCAGCTTAATGCCTTTATGGATTTCTTCAACCACCAGTTCCTGCCCCGTAAAACCGACGCCGAGCTGGCGCTGCTGCTGCCTCCTGCGGCGGCTCGCCTGGCCCGTTCGCGCGAGCTGCTGGCCTCTTTGCCTCTTTTACAGAGTCCAGCTCACCAAACCAACATACGGCAGTTTGAGGCTTCGCTGCGCGAAGCGGAAACTTTGCTGGCAAACAGCCAGGCTTTCCTGGTCCGCTACCTGGGCACCGGCAAGCTGCTGCGGCCTACGCTGTTTATGCAAATCAGTACGCTCAACGGCCGTCACGAAATGCAGCGTTAG
- a CDS encoding GNAT family N-acetyltransferase yields the protein MPRLAIIADLPAILDLISRVVPLMNAAGNWQWTAEYPNEDVFRRDIERQHLWVAELDGRVAAVAALTHNDQDAEYAQADWDAAEPALVTHRLAVAPAAQGHGLAAALMVQAETLARQQSLRVLRVDTNSENQATQRLFPKLGYRYAGEITLAFRPGLRFFCYEKRLG from the coding sequence ATGCCCCGCCTCGCCATCATCGCCGATTTGCCGGCCATTCTTGACCTCATCAGCCGCGTAGTGCCGCTGATGAATGCGGCCGGCAACTGGCAGTGGACGGCGGAGTACCCGAACGAGGATGTATTCCGGCGCGACATAGAGCGGCAGCACCTCTGGGTGGCCGAACTGGATGGCCGCGTAGCCGCCGTGGCCGCCCTCACCCACAACGACCAGGACGCCGAGTACGCCCAGGCCGACTGGGACGCCGCCGAGCCGGCTTTGGTCACGCACCGGCTGGCCGTGGCGCCCGCCGCCCAGGGCCACGGCTTGGCCGCCGCGCTGATGGTTCAGGCCGAAACGCTGGCCCGCCAGCAAAGCCTGCGGGTGCTGCGCGTGGATACCAACTCCGAAAACCAGGCCACCCAGCGGCTTTTCCCGAAGCTGGGCTACCGCTACGCCGGCGAAATCACGCTGGCGTTCCGGCCGGGCCTGCGGTTTTTCTGCTACGAGAAGCGGCTGGGGTAG
- a CDS encoding APC family permease, giving the protein MPHPDPAVASAETTAPLRRRLGLVQATALNMIDMVGIGPFVTLPLVMGFMGPNFLLAWLVGAGLSLVDGMIWSELGAAYPEAGGSYRFLKLAYGEQKWGRLFSFLYVWQTLVQAPLVVASGAIGFAQYFGYLVPLTEWWQPKLVSGVVVLLLIALLYRRIEDIGKLGVMLWVGVLGLMGWLIFGGVTHATVPVAWLPEGGLSALPGVLLSAAMGQATVKTIYSYLGYYNVCHLGGEIKEPQRVIPRSIFLSILGIMALYLLLNWSVGSVIPWQEAQHSEFIVSSFVEKIYGPLAAQAATALVLWVAFASLFAVLLGYSRIPYAAAADGEFLPIFAKTHPTKHFPHVSLLILGGVGFVFSLLFRLGEVISAILAMRILVQFVGQAVGLVLLRRRNGTAHLPFRMPLYPLPVVLAVAVWLWVFWSTGPQFMLSGLAVIGAGVGAFLLWSRRLGRWPFER; this is encoded by the coding sequence ATGCCCCACCCCGACCCTGCCGTTGCTTCTGCCGAAACCACTGCGCCGCTGCGCCGCCGTCTGGGGCTGGTGCAGGCCACGGCCCTGAACATGATTGACATGGTGGGCATCGGACCCTTCGTGACGCTGCCGCTGGTGATGGGCTTCATGGGGCCGAACTTCCTGCTGGCCTGGCTGGTGGGGGCGGGCTTGAGCCTGGTGGATGGCATGATCTGGAGTGAGCTGGGCGCGGCTTACCCCGAGGCCGGCGGCTCCTACCGCTTCCTCAAACTAGCCTACGGCGAGCAGAAATGGGGCCGGCTGTTCTCGTTCCTGTACGTGTGGCAGACGCTGGTGCAGGCCCCGCTGGTGGTGGCTTCGGGCGCCATTGGCTTCGCGCAGTACTTCGGCTATCTGGTGCCGCTCACCGAGTGGTGGCAGCCCAAGCTGGTGTCGGGCGTGGTGGTGCTGCTGCTGATTGCGCTGCTCTACCGCCGCATTGAGGACATCGGCAAGCTGGGCGTCATGCTGTGGGTGGGCGTGCTGGGGCTGATGGGCTGGCTGATTTTCGGGGGCGTCACGCACGCCACGGTGCCGGTGGCGTGGCTGCCCGAAGGCGGCCTGTCGGCGCTGCCGGGCGTGCTGCTCTCGGCCGCCATGGGCCAGGCCACCGTCAAGACCATCTACAGCTACCTCGGCTACTACAACGTGTGCCACCTGGGCGGCGAAATCAAGGAGCCACAGCGTGTGATTCCGCGCAGCATTTTCCTGAGCATCCTCGGCATCATGGCGCTGTACCTGCTGCTGAACTGGAGCGTGGGCTCGGTTATTCCGTGGCAGGAAGCGCAGCACTCCGAGTTCATCGTGAGTAGCTTCGTGGAGAAGATTTACGGGCCACTGGCGGCGCAGGCCGCTACGGCGCTGGTGCTGTGGGTGGCGTTTGCCTCGCTGTTTGCGGTGCTGCTGGGCTACTCGCGCATCCCGTACGCAGCGGCCGCCGACGGCGAGTTTCTGCCCATATTCGCCAAAACCCACCCCACCAAGCACTTCCCGCATGTCTCGTTGCTGATTCTGGGTGGCGTGGGGTTCGTGTTCAGTTTGCTGTTCCGGCTGGGCGAGGTCATTTCTGCCATCCTGGCCATGCGGATTCTGGTGCAGTTTGTGGGTCAGGCCGTGGGCTTGGTGCTGCTGCGCCGCAGGAATGGCACGGCGCACTTGCCGTTCCGGATGCCGCTGTACCCGCTGCCGGTGGTGCTGGCAGTGGCCGTGTGGCTGTGGGTGTTCTGGAGCACCGGCCCGCAGTTCATGCTCTCCGGGCTGGCCGTTATTGGGGCCGGAGTAGGGGCGTTTCTGCTCTGGAGCCGCCGGCTGGGCCGCTGGCCGTTTGAGCGGTAA
- a CDS encoding cation diffusion facilitator family transporter produces MSAGSSKIAIYGAIGANVAIAISKFVAAFFTGSSAMLSEGIHSLVDSGNGLLILYGVKQSEKPADARHPFGRSKELYFWSLIVAVLVFSVGGGMSFYEGIEHLKHPAPITDPTWNYWVLGLSMLFEGISCFLAFREFNKTRGDAGFWATLGRSKDPSVFAILMEDLAALVGLVIALAGVYFGHALNNPYFDGGASICIGVLLVSVAIFLIYKTKGLLVGEGVDDETLDSLEAIARQQRGVEQVRRPLTMYMGPQDVVLALDVEFHDHLSAVEVERTVDALQDSIRAQYPEFKRIFIEAKGLAGKERGPLASGPVSPQI; encoded by the coding sequence ATGTCTGCCGGTTCTTCCAAGATTGCCATTTACGGGGCCATTGGCGCCAACGTCGCCATTGCCATCAGCAAGTTTGTGGCGGCCTTTTTCACCGGCAGCTCGGCCATGCTGTCCGAGGGCATTCACTCACTCGTGGATAGTGGCAACGGCCTGCTGATTCTCTATGGCGTGAAGCAATCGGAGAAGCCGGCCGATGCCCGCCACCCGTTCGGGCGCAGCAAGGAGCTGTATTTCTGGTCGCTGATTGTGGCCGTGCTGGTGTTTTCGGTGGGCGGCGGCATGTCATTCTATGAGGGCATCGAGCACCTGAAGCACCCTGCCCCAATTACCGACCCCACTTGGAACTACTGGGTGCTGGGCCTCTCGATGCTGTTTGAGGGCATTTCCTGCTTCCTGGCGTTCCGCGAATTCAACAAAACCCGCGGCGATGCCGGCTTCTGGGCCACGCTGGGCCGTAGCAAAGACCCCTCGGTTTTTGCCATTCTGATGGAAGATCTGGCTGCGCTGGTGGGCCTCGTCATTGCGCTGGCCGGCGTGTACTTCGGGCACGCGCTCAACAATCCGTACTTCGATGGCGGCGCCTCCATATGCATCGGGGTGCTGCTGGTATCGGTGGCCATTTTCCTGATTTACAAGACTAAAGGCCTGCTGGTGGGCGAAGGCGTAGACGACGAAACCCTCGATAGCCTCGAAGCCATTGCGCGGCAGCAGCGCGGCGTAGAGCAGGTGCGCCGCCCGCTCACCATGTATATGGGCCCCCAGGATGTGGTGCTGGCCCTGGATGTGGAGTTTCACGACCACCTGTCGGCCGTGGAAGTGGAGCGCACCGTAGACGCGCTGCAGGACAGCATCCGGGCCCAATACCCGGAATTCAAGCGCATTTTTATTGAGGCCAAAGGCCTGGCCGGCAAGGAGCGCGGGCCGCTGGCCAGCGGTCCGGTGTCGCCGCAGATATAG